The following coding sequences lie in one Mycobacterium sp. Z3061 genomic window:
- a CDS encoding DUF3052 domain-containing protein, whose translation MVAADHARKLGIQRDQVVQEWGWDEDTDDDIRADVEDACGSELLDEDTDEVVDVVLMWYRDGDGDLVDLLMDAISPLAEDGVIWVLTPKTGRPGHVLPADIAEAAPTAGLMPTSSVNLGNWAASRLVQPKSRAGKR comes from the coding sequence GTGGTCGCGGCGGATCACGCTCGCAAACTGGGCATCCAACGGGACCAGGTCGTCCAGGAATGGGGCTGGGACGAAGACACCGACGACGACATCCGCGCTGATGTCGAGGATGCCTGCGGCAGCGAGTTGCTTGACGAGGACACCGACGAGGTCGTTGACGTCGTCCTGATGTGGTACCGCGACGGTGACGGCGACCTGGTGGACCTGCTGATGGACGCGATCAGCCCGCTGGCCGAGGACGGCGTCATCTGGGTGCTGACGCCCAAGACGGGCCGGCCGGGTCACGTGCTGCCCGCCGACATCGCGGAGGCGGCCCCCACCGCGGGCCTGATGCCGACGTCATCGGTCAACCTGGGCAACTGGGCGGCCAGCCGGTTGGTGCAGCCGAAGTCGCGGGCCGGTAAGCGCTGA
- a CDS encoding peroxiredoxin, giving the protein MLDVGATAPDFTLRDQNQQPVTLSSYRGAKNVLLVFFPLAFTGICQGELDQLRDNLPEFENDDSAVLTISVGPPPSHKIWAVQSGFLFPVLSDFWPHGEVSQAYGVFNEVAGISNRGTFVVDKEGFIRFAEMKQPGEARDRAVWTQALEALRV; this is encoded by the coding sequence ATGCTCGACGTCGGAGCCACCGCCCCCGACTTCACGCTGCGCGACCAGAACCAGCAACCCGTCACGCTCAGCAGCTATCGCGGCGCCAAGAACGTGCTGCTGGTGTTCTTCCCGCTGGCGTTCACCGGCATCTGCCAGGGCGAGCTGGACCAGCTGCGCGACAACCTGCCGGAGTTCGAGAACGACGACAGCGCGGTGCTGACCATCTCGGTAGGGCCGCCGCCCTCGCACAAGATCTGGGCGGTGCAGAGCGGCTTCCTGTTCCCGGTGCTGTCGGACTTCTGGCCGCATGGCGAGGTCAGCCAGGCGTACGGGGTTTTCAACGAGGTGGCCGGCATCTCCAACCGCGGCACCTTCGTGGTCGACAAGGAGGGGTTCATCCGGTTCGCCGAGATGAAGCAGCCGGGCGAGGCGCGGGATCGTGCGGTGTGGACCCAGGCGCTGGAGGCGTTGCGCGTTTAA